The genomic region GGCAATGTCGATCAGCCACAGCTGCATTTCGAACTGCGCCGGGGCCGCGAGGCGGTCGACCCGGAACGGTATCTGCCGCGGCGGTAAGCCTCGACCGCCGGCCGGTAAGCGATCGGCACACAAGAAAATGCCCGATCCGGCACTGTGTCCAGATCGGACATTCTGCTGTTGAAGCACATGTGGCTGCGGGTCAGGTCATCCGGCTGAAGATCACGGAGGCATTGACGCCGCCGAAACCGAAGCCGTTCGACAGCACATGATCGACGGTCTTGCGCCGGGCTTCCGGGCCGATCAGGTCCAGCCCGCCGGCCGCCGGATCGGGATCGGTCAGGTTCAGGGTGGGAGGCAGCATGCCGTCACGCAGGGCCATCAGCGAGAACATCGCCTCGATGGCGCCGGCGGCCCCCAGCAGGTGGCCGGTCGCCGATTTGGTCGACGAGATCGACACGCCACTGTCGGTGCCGAAAACGGCCCTGATCGCTGCCAGCTCGCCCGCGTCGCCGACCGGTGTCGACGTGGCGTGCGCATTCAGATAACCGATCTGTCCGGGCTGAAGGCCCGCTGCCGCCAGCGCCGCGCGCATGGCGCGCTGGGCGCCTTCGCCGTCTTCCGGGGCCGCGGTCATGTGATGGGCATCGGCGCTGGTGCCATAGCCGGTCACCTCGGCGATCGGGACCGCACCGCGGGTGAGCGCATGATCCAGCGCCTCGATCACCAGCATCACGGCGCCCTCGCCCATCACGAAGCCGTCGCGGGCAGTGTCGAACGGGCGCGACGCTTCGGTCGGCCGGTCGTTGAAGCCGGTCGACAGGGCACGGGCGGCGGCAAATCCGCCCAGGCTGACACGGTCGATACAGGCTTCGGCGCCGCCGACCAGCGCGATATCGGCCTCGCCCGCGCGGATGATCCGGGCGCCGTCGCCGATCGCCTGAACGCTGGCGGCGCAGGCGGTGACCGGCGCGCCCAGCGGCCCGCGCAGGCGGTGGCGGATCGACACCTGGCCTGCCGCCATATTGGGCAGGAAGGACGGCACGGTGAACGGCGACAGCCGGCGGGGACCGCGGGT from Tistrella bauzanensis harbors:
- the fabF gene encoding beta-ketoacyl-ACP synthase II, with protein sequence MRRIVVTGIGTVSPLGCGTERVWQRLLEGRSGIRALPEAMVADLQAKVAGVVPDIVEDAEGGFDAAAAVSPKDQKKMDRFILLAMAAADEAMAHAGWAPATDVERARTATVIGTGVGGLPAMAEAVRITDTRGPRRLSPFTVPSFLPNMAAGQVSIRHRLRGPLGAPVTACAASVQAIGDGARIIRAGEADIALVGGAEACIDRVSLGGFAAARALSTGFNDRPTEASRPFDTARDGFVMGEGAVMLVIEALDHALTRGAVPIAEVTGYGTSADAHHMTAAPEDGEGAQRAMRAALAAAGLQPGQIGYLNAHATSTPVGDAGELAAIRAVFGTDSGVSISSTKSATGHLLGAAGAIEAMFSLMALRDGMLPPTLNLTDPDPAAGGLDLIGPEARRKTVDHVLSNGFGFGGVNASVIFSRMT